From a single Planctellipticum variicoloris genomic region:
- a CDS encoding DUF1559 domain-containing protein, whose product MFRSKRGFTLIELLVVIAIIAILIALLLPAVQQAREAARRTQCKNNLKQIGLAMHNYHDVFLTWPVGAYSCCWGTWQVGIMPYIEQAAYFNLYNHNRKFGTPVDDARYGNATNLPVTKHRFAAYTCPSDIPQAPIGGITSHNYAVNYGNTGLAQQATLNGVVFGGAPFRNSNPSVAYRMSDIVDGTSNTLLVSEVRQGVGSDLRGFSWWGDASGFETYLTPNSPQPDVVYTTSYCNNTPANPPCIGTPTATQPSMYGSRSRHTGGVQSLLADGSVRFVSENIALNIWRGLGTTMGAEVLSDF is encoded by the coding sequence ATGTTCAGATCGAAGCGAGGCTTCACGTTGATCGAACTGCTGGTTGTGATCGCCATCATTGCAATCCTGATCGCACTCCTGCTGCCCGCGGTGCAGCAGGCCCGGGAGGCCGCCCGACGGACCCAATGCAAAAACAATCTCAAGCAGATCGGCCTGGCGATGCACAACTACCACGACGTCTTTCTGACGTGGCCGGTCGGCGCCTACAGTTGCTGCTGGGGGACCTGGCAGGTCGGCATCATGCCCTACATCGAGCAGGCCGCGTATTTCAATCTTTACAATCACAACCGGAAATTCGGCACCCCGGTTGACGACGCCCGTTATGGCAACGCGACCAACCTGCCAGTCACGAAGCATCGATTCGCCGCCTACACCTGCCCAAGCGATATTCCGCAGGCCCCCATCGGCGGCATCACTTCGCATAACTACGCCGTGAACTACGGCAATACCGGCCTCGCACAGCAGGCCACGTTGAACGGGGTCGTCTTTGGCGGCGCGCCATTCCGCAACAGCAATCCTTCGGTCGCCTACCGCATGAGCGATATCGTCGACGGGACCAGCAACACATTGCTGGTCAGCGAAGTCCGCCAGGGCGTCGGTTCGGATCTGCGGGGCTTCTCGTGGTGGGGCGATGCTTCCGGGTTTGAGACCTATCTCACGCCCAACAGCCCGCAGCCGGATGTCGTCTACACCACCAGCTACTGCAACAACACGCCGGCGAATCCGCCATGCATCGGCACGCCCACGGCGACGCAGCCCTCCATGTACGGTTCACGCAGCCGTCACACCGGCGGCGTGCAATCCCTGCTCGCCGACGGCAGCGTCCGGTTCGTCTCCGAAAACATCGCCCTCAACATCTGGCGCGGTCTCGGCACGACGATGGGCGCCGAGGTCCTGTCCGACTTCTGA
- a CDS encoding DinB family protein → MFDRELRLYEFLGGYGALLTADLSDDQLTVQPSPGVNPPLWILGHLCVVADGGLKLLGAPRLRPLTWHRDFGRGSEPGRHQIATPGRADLVAAYQEGHGALTRAAAAATAEFANAPNQTGILPQLGTLGDLLAHVLTTHEAMHLGQLSAWRRQMGLTGVLA, encoded by the coding sequence ATGTTTGACCGCGAACTGCGACTCTACGAATTTCTGGGAGGCTATGGGGCGTTGTTGACCGCCGACCTGAGCGATGACCAGCTCACGGTTCAGCCGTCGCCCGGGGTCAATCCGCCGCTGTGGATCCTCGGACATCTGTGCGTGGTCGCCGACGGGGGGCTGAAACTGCTGGGAGCGCCGCGACTCCGTCCGCTGACGTGGCATCGCGACTTCGGTCGTGGTTCGGAACCGGGCCGGCATCAGATCGCGACTCCCGGCCGGGCGGACCTGGTGGCGGCGTATCAGGAGGGGCACGGAGCGCTGACTCGCGCCGCAGCGGCTGCAACGGCCGAGTTTGCGAATGCACCGAATCAGACGGGAATTCTGCCGCAGCTCGGAACGCTGGGAGACCTGCTGGCGCACGTGCTGACCACGCACGAAGCGATGCATCTGGGGCAGCTTTCGGCATGGCGCCGGCAGATGGGGCTGACGGGCGTGCTGGCTTGA
- the ruvX gene encoding Holliday junction resolvase RuvX, with protein sequence MSDQMSGETGDPLRVPREGVLFGLDYGTKRIGVAISNAEQTMALPLESLTVRSPRLDLAYLRELTTDYRAKGLVLGLPVLKSGDESRQAAAVRQFGTWLSAELQLPVAYWDERHSSTEAELLLWSRGESPRKRKDRLDPLAAQIILQGYLDAKDRDRAPGALE encoded by the coding sequence ATGTCCGATCAGATGTCAGGCGAGACCGGCGACCCCTTGCGCGTGCCGCGGGAAGGGGTCCTGTTCGGGCTCGATTACGGCACGAAACGCATCGGCGTGGCGATTTCCAACGCCGAGCAGACGATGGCGCTGCCGCTCGAAAGCCTCACCGTCCGCTCGCCCCGCCTCGACCTGGCGTACCTCCGCGAACTGACCACGGACTACCGCGCCAAAGGCCTGGTCCTGGGCCTCCCCGTGCTGAAGAGCGGCGACGAAAGCCGCCAGGCGGCGGCGGTGCGGCAGTTCGGGACCTGGCTGTCCGCCGAGTTGCAGCTCCCCGTCGCCTACTGGGACGAACGGCACTCGTCGACCGAAGCGGAACTCCTCCTCTGGTCCCGCGGCGAATCGCCCCGCAAGCGCAAGGATCGTCTCGACCCGCTGGCCGCACAGATTATCCTGCAGGGCTATCTCGACGCCAAAGACCGCGACCGAGCGCCCGGGGCGCTGGAGTGA
- a CDS encoding Gfo/Idh/MocA family protein codes for MADCHLVAYRSAGFNPVAISARSLEKAQSVADRHAIPSAYGDYRQLLEDAAVEVVDVAVPPDVQKSVIVDIVRHAPRIRGILAQKPLGVNFAEAVEIVRLCREAGVALAVNQNMRYDQSVRAAKSLLNRGDLGEPVLATLDLRAIPHWMPWQERQGWVTLRILSIHHLDTFRYWFGDPVRVFASVRSDPRTSQRFAHEDGICLYILEYAGGLRVSAWDDVWAGPAREGAAADIGIHWRIEGTQGLARGTIGWPAYPEHTPSTLDYTTIAGGNQWFAPRWPEAWFPEAFVGTMAQLLCALEEGAEPEIGGADNLRTMALVDACYLSAREHRAVELAEVLGNVE; via the coding sequence ATGGCCGATTGCCACCTGGTGGCGTATCGCTCGGCGGGCTTCAATCCGGTCGCGATCTCCGCCCGGTCGCTGGAGAAGGCCCAGTCGGTCGCCGACCGACATGCCATTCCAAGTGCGTACGGGGATTACCGGCAGTTGCTGGAGGATGCGGCGGTGGAAGTGGTGGACGTCGCCGTCCCGCCCGATGTGCAGAAGTCGGTGATCGTCGATATTGTCCGGCACGCACCGCGGATTCGGGGGATCCTGGCGCAGAAGCCGCTGGGGGTGAACTTTGCCGAGGCGGTGGAGATCGTCCGGCTCTGCCGCGAAGCGGGGGTGGCGCTCGCGGTGAATCAGAACATGCGGTACGACCAGTCGGTGCGGGCGGCGAAGTCGCTGCTCAACCGGGGCGATCTCGGCGAGCCGGTTCTGGCGACGCTGGATCTGCGGGCGATTCCGCACTGGATGCCCTGGCAGGAACGGCAGGGCTGGGTCACGCTGCGCATCCTGAGCATTCACCATCTCGATACGTTTCGGTACTGGTTCGGCGATCCTGTGCGGGTCTTCGCCAGCGTCCGGTCCGATCCGCGTACGAGCCAGCGATTCGCGCACGAGGACGGGATCTGTCTTTATATTCTGGAGTATGCCGGTGGGTTGCGGGTTTCGGCCTGGGACGATGTCTGGGCCGGGCCCGCACGGGAAGGGGCCGCTGCGGATATCGGGATTCACTGGCGGATCGAGGGGACACAGGGACTGGCGCGGGGGACGATTGGCTGGCCTGCTTATCCGGAGCATACGCCGAGCACGCTGGACTACACGACGATTGCCGGCGGCAACCAGTGGTTCGCGCCTCGCTGGCCGGAAGCCTGGTTTCCAGAAGCGTTCGTCGGGACGATGGCGCAACTGCTGTGCGCTCTGGAGGAGGGGGCTGAGCCGGAGATTGGCGGCGCGGACAACCTGCGGACGATGGCGCTGGTCGACGCATGCTATCTGTCGGCGCGGGAACACCGGGCGGTGGAACTGGCGGAGGTGCTCGGAAATGTCGAATGA
- a CDS encoding carbon-nitrogen hydrolase family protein, with the protein MIIALASPRAASSWDEGLDRLRHFLAEASDQGAEIVCFPEAWLPGLRGQDFDVLPFGQADQDRLLRSVAEWTREFRVAAIVGTERLTDSGRQIVAAVFDARGRSLGSQTKNQLDPSEDRFYIPGDSRRLFEVNGVKFGVAICHEGWRYPETVRWAAVRGAKIVFHPQHTGAERQGVRLTQWGAADGPYYEKAMLLRSKENTIYFASVNYALNFPESATSLIDPTGACQAYLPYGTEGLLVQSIDVDRATGLLARRFAPERLRDGSTD; encoded by the coding sequence ATGATTATCGCCCTCGCATCGCCGCGCGCTGCTTCCTCCTGGGACGAAGGTCTCGACAGGCTCCGGCACTTTCTGGCCGAAGCCTCGGACCAGGGCGCCGAAATCGTCTGCTTCCCGGAGGCCTGGCTCCCCGGACTCCGAGGACAGGATTTTGACGTTCTTCCCTTCGGCCAGGCGGACCAGGATCGGCTCCTCCGTTCGGTGGCGGAGTGGACGCGAGAATTCCGGGTGGCGGCCATCGTCGGAACGGAACGGCTCACCGACTCCGGCCGGCAGATTGTCGCTGCTGTCTTCGACGCACGGGGCCGGAGCTTGGGGTCTCAGACCAAGAACCAGCTCGATCCCAGCGAAGACCGATTCTATATCCCCGGAGACTCCCGACGACTTTTCGAAGTGAACGGCGTGAAGTTCGGCGTGGCGATCTGCCACGAAGGCTGGCGGTATCCCGAAACCGTGCGCTGGGCGGCCGTCCGCGGCGCAAAGATCGTCTTTCATCCGCAGCACACCGGGGCCGAACGGCAAGGCGTCCGCCTTACGCAGTGGGGAGCGGCGGACGGCCCCTACTACGAAAAGGCCATGCTTCTCCGCAGCAAAGAGAACACGATCTACTTCGCCAGCGTCAACTACGCCCTCAACTTCCCGGAATCGGCGACCAGCCTGATCGATCCGACAGGCGCCTGCCAGGCGTACCTGCCGTATGGGACCGAGGGGCTGCTGGTCCAGTCCATTGATGTCGATCGGGCGACCGGCCTGCTGGCAAGACGTTTTGCCCCGGAGCGATTGCGCGACGGCTCCACAGACTGA